From Anastrepha obliqua isolate idAnaObli1 chromosome 3, idAnaObli1_1.0, whole genome shotgun sequence:
aattaaataaaatcgcacaaacaaaatattgtatttttgaaaattatatctttatttaagaaacgtcagaatcgaaaaataaatttaattcagaaatagaatcaggcTATACCCAAatattgcgcgttcgtttaggatttggcgtaaaatcactttcgtcacttgacgaaatgtacacgtctgatcaggatggtgatgcaggcggttccaaacttgtagggttagcatttctgatgtaatctgtgatgagtttttgcttagctggcttagaatcttgtttatatgtacaattcccgataggtcgacatgcattttgtaattaaaaaaaaaccgcactatttcaaaaccgcataaaaaaagccgcataaaaacagaacctactgtatatctaaatataataatagtGAAATTAGTGGAGAACGTAAACTCGCTAGTACGTAAACCCGGGTCAGTTGGCACGATCTATCTTACCAGAACACCGTCTAAacaaatatgttaatttttttttcaattaaagcacagatatatgtacatagtatcatgtcagtccataagttcgtgcgttttttaaaggtggttttaaaattaataaaaaaaatatttaaagtatttattaatcaataaaatattttcgttcattatttacaatgtcttctcaaactttaggcaaatttttgattccctgctcaaaaatatgtttgtccttggagccaaaatacgcatcgatatccctttttatagcttcttttgaggagtagttcttgttacacATAtggaaaggtgataatcacaaggtgcaatatccggagagtatggtggatgtggcattagctcccatccgagctcgttcagcttgcttaatgtttgccttgcggtatgagatcttgcgttgtcgtggtgaaacaaaactttgcgtccgACTttgggtcggttctggtgtttcatctttatctaaccattggcgtttgcgaacaggattattgtaaaggacccatatTTTCTCAACAttgctttttttcaaagcaaagttAAAAGTTAAACGAAATCAACAAAACTATATCTTTTCGGGTAATTGAACACGTGTTGCCGAGTAAATTgtaattgtacgatttttgcttACGCGTTGAAAAGAATTGCACTTTTCCCCATTGCGCTTGCATTTTACAAATTATGGTAATATacagaatttgttttattggcaaaataaaataataatgaattaattttgttgtacCCTGATTTGTTTTGAagttacatatgtaggtatataaaatgAGAATATACTTGGCATGTTGTACAAGTTTCGCCTTGACCTACCGCATGCAGTGCTGATAAATTTGTTCGTGAAATAAGTCATAtaacaaggatgatagaatacaagacgCCACCTTCAGTATTCAATTCACCTTggtcatatatgcatatgtacctatttatctatatatagggcctcttcttttcgccaagcgttaacaAGTGGtcaatagatgaagcaactggtataaatggaCATATATTGGCAACGTGGGAATAGAAGTGCCTTATATAACATGCTAAAAGGCAGTTGCTTAAAATTACATGAGACATGTTACATTGCtcaataactttgtttttgctttcgcatgcaaatttctcattaagttaatcgagcatgaAGATAGCGAGCgtggaaatggcgaatagaagataCCTATAGtatacaagaatgatagaataccaggttgcgccttccgaattcgctatGTCGTCAGAGCCCatgaataaaaataaggaaggggaattacttgtttgtgaataggaagagtaggcgaaagcaatggaaacaaccaagcaTAAGATATtatacgcatacacacacactttcttgccacggcgtcttccgacataaaaactgcatttggaggcattATAatcatttgtgctttcacaatttaacacgcggcacttcgttttcattagtttgtttagtttaaatctcacaaattaccaagccattcactgaattttcacaaacatgtaatttcccGTCGTTTTGACATCAGAcgtgtcaaaatcgcgaaaaataaagtaacaggTTTAGGAAGACGCCACCTATAGTACTCAATTCGTCTCTTATATAttagtatttataatatataatatattaatatacatatatctaagtATCATATGTAATACAAGTGTGAAATTTTTGCAGATAATCACCccaaataattgaattaaatcaAGATAAGATGACGTGGGAACCGCAAGCCGAAGACTTAAAAGAACTAATTACAGTCCTCAAACAGGCTCAGTCGCTGGATAAAGCCGCTCAAATAGCTGTTAAACAGGTAAGTGAAAAAATACTGTCCGAAAACTGTTAAAAGTCCATTCAAATTACActatcttatatatataatatattgttacGAATTTGTTACGTTTTTATCCAACTAAAACGTCTAACAATAATTCCTCTCAGGCCGATCACAGGATTGTTAAATAAAAGTCACCAGCTAATGACAACACAACTGTTTGCattattgaattaatttattgcTTTAGTATACGTGTACACGTTCACCTTAAGACTGAATACCCTACTCGGATGCACCTCTgattagataaataaataaataattggcgcgtacaccctgttaagtgtttggccgagctcctcctcctatttgcggcgtgtGCCTCGATGTCATTCttcaaatggaggaacctacagttttaagccgactccgaacggcaaatgagtttttatgaggagttttttcataacagaaagaCACtttgtatcattgcgttcatacatctcggcggcgAGTGGAATtgtcaatcggcataaagtagttttactttttaatttattttacaagttcgcctgttcagctgacgtatttacCCCcgctacggcgcagctgaccatttttttttattctactaaatgtcaacaatacacaaaaaaagttcagccggtattaaatgagttggtaaaaatttttttcgacacgtttcgcatcCCACGCACGTTCCCACCAttactggaccagctgacggttggtttcgttgAATgccgtctgccttcagtattaaaatcagtcggcatgaaatgaaagggtcaaaatgacccctggctcccgaaCTAAAAATGATGTAAAGTACATCGGCAAAAAGTACATAGtttcacttttcaattttttttacaagttcacctgttcagctgacgtgttttcccccctctaccgcgcagctgactattttttttattctactaaatttcAACAATACACGAACAAAATtgcagccggtataaaatgagttggtaggagtttttttttttcgacacaatcccacaatcacacccaccgcggatgcgccagctgacgttcactttggcgtctgccttcagtattaaaatcagtcggcataaagttatgaggtcaaaatgaccccttgCTCCCGGATTATTATGTGGTCGTTATATCATGGAGAGTTTCTTTCATCACCATTTGTATCGTTCAAAGTTATTTCACAGGGCTTACTAAAATTTATAATGCCTACATTTAACAGCTCGTAAAAATACTCCATCCTTCTTGTCATTTTTTGTACCTTTCTACCAGAATtattcgtccccttagtataacaatagcctatgtgctcataggctattatttttttattgaatttttggattctccatcgtcgattttatatgtggtcaaaattttgtcaaattctagttccacaaagtgggtcaaaacgtcagtcaaaaaataataaatatttatagacaTAGCGaaatttgagtgagagctactttcgacgaaaagtttgaaattcattttctcaaaacatcaaaaaatttataggctattttaatactaaggggacgtaTTATTCCAAATCTGTCTTTACAATGAtttagtcggcttaaaactttaggaaaTCATTTAATAGAGGATCTTCGACGTATTATAAGCACTAGAAAAACTGtatgaaaatttcatacttGCCTCTAGTATATTCTTATGTAGGAACATTGTGCTCAGACGCACTCATAAGaatgtttttatgtttattaaagcaaatagtaaataaattcgGCTATATTTCTATTCGCAGAAACTAGAGGAATTGAATCAACAtcccgattttaataattaccTGATGTATGTACTGACGAAACTAAAAACTGAGGATGAGCAAACACGTTCTCTAAGTGgtctaattttaaaaaatagcatCTGGATTCATAGAAATACTCTACCGCCAGAGACTATTGAATATATCAAGCATGAATGTTTGCAAGCTATCGGAGATCCGTCACCTCTGATAAGAGCCACTGTTGGTATATTGATCACTACTATCACCAGCAATGGCCGTTTACAAAATTGGCCCCAATTACTTCCCTCTTTGTGTGACATGTTGGACTCGCAGGACTATAATGTATGTGAAGGTTCTTTCAGTACTTTACAAAAGATATGTAAAGATGACTTGGGTGTAATCAATCGGTCTCTAAACGTGATGATTCCGAAATTTCTTCAATACTTCAACCACAATAGCCCGAAGATACGTTCACATGCCATAGCTTGTATCAACCAATTCATTGTGAACCGATCACAGGCTCTGATGCTACACATCGACGCATTCATTGAAAGCTTATTTAACCTAACGTCCGATGAAGATTATGAGGTAAAAAAGAATGTATGTCGCGGGTTGGTGATGCTGTTAGACGTTCATATGGATCGTTTGCTGCCGCATATGTCACAAATTATTGAGGTAAGTTATTAAAACATGAATTGGTCAAcgctaaaatatttaatttattaatttataaaatataacaattttGTTATAGTACTCAATTGAGATCAAATTAATCACTGTCtaaaagtattttataaaatactatATTAATCAATTCTTTGTGTAGTATATGCTCATACGCACCCAAGACTCAGATCTAAGTGTAGCATTAGAAGCGTCAGAATTCTGGTTATCTCTCGCTGAACAGAATATTTGCAGAGAAGTGTTGGCACCCTATTTATGGCAGCTGGCTCCAATATTAGTACGTGGAATGCGATGCTCTGAAATTGATATTAACCTGCTATACGGCAATGTTGAGGAGAGCGTCTTAATGCCTGACCTTGACGAGGACATACGTCCTGAACTCCACAGATCTTGTACGCACAAGTCGAAATCTGACGAAAACAATGTTGATGATGTGCTAGATGATGACAGTTCACTACCAAAATGGGATTTGCGCAAATGTAGCATCGTTACACTGACTGCGTTAGCAAATGTTTTTCGGGAAGAATGTCTACCTATTTTTCTGCCCATTATCAAGGATACTCTGTTTCCTCAGGAATGGAATATCAAAGAGATTGGAATTGGTACACTGGGTGCTATTGCCGAGGGCTGCATGCAGGGTATGATCCCATATCTCCCCGAAATCATACACTACTTGATCAGTTGTTTGTCGGACCAGAAAGCATTGGTTCGCTCTATAACTTGCTGGACATTATCGCGCTATGCTAACTGGGTAGTAAACCAGCCACATGACCAATATTTGAAACAGTTCATGGAAGAACTACTAAAACGCATATTAGATTCTAATAAGCGTGTTCAAGAGGCAGCTTGCTTCGCACTCGATACCCTTATGGAGGAGGCTAGCACCGAATTGGTGCCATATTTAGAAGATATATTAAAAGCTTTATCATTGGCCCTCTTAAAATATCGAGATACAAATTTGCTTATACTATATGACACAGTTAGAACTCTAGCCGACTCTGTGGGTCATCATCTCAACAAACCACAATACATCGATATTTTAATGCCTCCATTAATTGAAAAGTGGAATTTCACAAAGGATGACGACAAAGACCTATTTCTTCTTTTGGAGTGCTTGTCAAGCATCGCAACAGTTTTACAATCAGGATTTTTACCTTACTGCGATCTAGTTTATCCGCGTTGTATTTCACTTATCGAACAGACGCTGAATCAAGACATGGTATAATTCAAATataaagtatattaaatcaAAAGTATAATAATTGAGTTATTTAAAGGCATGTAAAACTAATCCTGATCTCGACCATCCAGATAAAGTGAGAATGATTGGTGCTTTAGACTTATTGACAGGCGTGACAGAAGGTTTGGCGGGACATATTGCGCCACTAGTCGCCAACAGCAATATCACACATTTAGTGCACCACTGCATGAAGGATACAAATATAGACGTAAGTATTAACTCCAACGTTATAAAATAGCTTCTTCTATTcgaatgtaaatttttaaaaatttgttcatcCACAATTTCAGGTGCGAGATTCGTCGATCGGATTGTTGGGAGCATTAATTAAAACCTGTTTCCAGCATGTGTATCCATTCTTTGGAAAATTGgtaccaattttatttaaaaatatgtgtggCCCTAACGGGTTGGCCGCTTGCCTCGCTTATGGCGAAATTTGCGAGAGAGTGACgggtaaataaaaatacaaatatgcataCGATTTTTCTATAAAGTGATTAATGCTTAATATAACTATTTGCAGTCGAAGAACTTGAGAAGTACCCACGTGAATGAACATCGCTTCACTATTGAACATCATTACACCCGCATACAAGACGATTTCACCCAAGGTGACATCGCTATAgaaactgattttctttttttcttgcgaTTTGGTGATTTGTTCAGCAGAGAATGCTTATTCGTAGTCCACTTCCGAGCGAATTTCAATGGAATTGCCAGaaactttcaatgaaattcactcTGAAGCGAATTACAGAACCTGCCCGATTGCAGAGAACGGCTGACTTCCTCAACGCAAATTGCGCGGCATAAGTACAAAGTCAAATGATCCTAAACAAAAAAGGTCGATAAAGCGTAATCGTGTGAAGTTCTTAAATGCATGCATCAAGTAATTGATACGCATCACAACCGCAAACGATTCATCACAGATTTTTGTGACATAAAGCATCGCAGTGATAAACTGCAAAACGACGTTTAGGAAGTCAGCCAACGTTGATTTATTAGAGCTacttgtataaaagtttttaatttaaaataaaaataaaataaaacgtgaaacattgaaatgaaaattcataTTCTTATATTAacgtaaatacaatatatttcgGTGATCAAATCGATCATGAAATGTATGCATAAAATTTGGTATGAATATAAGAAGTCTATCTAGTTAAGCttatctaaaaatttaaatatgatctgcttatacattttaaactaattttctatccgtaagtaaaatttttcattaacatATTGTTATGAATTTATTATGTTTAAATAATTCCTCTGAGCTCGATCGCTGGAATgttaaataaaagtcacaagctgttttacttgaaatttgaaaaagacgGGCCAAGAAGCgccgagagatttggtaactcctaaaacactcaggctaaaaagcccattgcattTAAAGCTTTGGAAAGTAAAAGGCTAGATAGTAAAGGagaaaaggagagaagtaacagaacattgaaaataaaagtcTGATTCCCGTTCGCCAATTAGGTTTCAGAAAACATCATTGAACCATTGGTCAAATAGACAGAGTCGTAGGCATTGTAGAGatccataagtaaaaacaccCTCTGCTGGTCGCCATAAACGCCGGGATCACCTGATTCCAAACCGCTCTTTTCTCTAACatggttgcataaaaaattagagaatttcatagaaaatcttatgaaaaagtgtaaaaaatgtcGTACAAACTCGGATATTTCTCTTTCAAAAGCTCAAGTCCAAGCTGCGCACATATTACTgcgtggtactcttgccatacCTTTATGATAGGTACTTTTACGTAAAACACGAAActgcatatttttctttaaaaacgaCAAACGAAGGCGTTCCGAAAGGAATCATTTTAGGTCCTCTGTTATATTTTCTGTATACCCACAACTGACTCTCCTCTCCTCTCGGAGGCAATCACCAGGCCCCTGAATAGACAACGGATTTGAACTGACCTTATTAGACTAACCCTCAAAATGCTTAGCGAtagaacggtcgtggcagagtggggcggcgCCTCTCTCCGCCAGCACTCCGCAAGGCAGCGCTCTCTCCGGCATGGCAGTTATTGCCAGAGGGAAGTTTTTAGATACTCTGTTGGAACTGAAGCAGGGTTATCTAAATCTATATAGTTGTGACATGTATCGCAAATTGCGGCCTATCGATAAACCCTGTGAAGACGGAgatcgtcttatttacgaggaaacataaaataccTAGAGTCTTTTTCCCCTCAATAGCGAGCGCCCCGTTGGTGCTCTCTGGCAGTGTGAAATACCTGGACTACtcaaacatttgaaaaatcAGTGTCTAGATGTGAGAATTCAGCATAAAGATTTGCAGTTGCTGAAATTGAGTTAGTTTTCTATCATTATTTAACACGGACGTGGGGATATTAGAaacttattttgtaattttatgaaGGGCCAAACATTTTTCGGGATTTCAAGATTTCTGAAGTAATTCGTATACTGCaaattataatacgttcacatatatgtagattatctactttttcgagcttattccccaatccgtaattaagaAGCGAaattacccatacaaaatttctctcccgaaatctgagattataaaatcaTCCTAGAttaatactatatttttttacatacaaccctGCGCTATCGATAATTATatttacgaatgtaaggagaaatgtcaaagaaaaaagtaaataaaatggacgctgccaaagaaaacaggtttgtagacataattctaatattttttcttttaaatattaattatgcatgcatattacagaaaaaagcgtatgTTCATAAAcactttgtcctcttattacttattataaaatataattacgaATTTCGCATGTGTATTGCTGCTATAATTTTCTATAACGTCAGTAAATGTCGTTTAgagatttcctccaactgtttattactagCAGCCAATTTCTCAATTAATTTAACTATTCATTccccttgtattttcttcatatcgttagcaaaaaaaaccaaaaaattccaccaaagcaatttctatgaagaaaaacctttcaaaacagtATTGGCAGCTGAttatcaattttgcaggtaatctgccatatgtaaACAGTTAGATTAATTTCGTGGACTTATTGCTAATtattgcatatgtgaacgttaacttataaaatttacatttatagGTAGAGTAAAAGTTCGGATATTTTGATAAGTTAGATTTAGTTTTAagcttaaatttgtattttatatttatttatatacaagaaGAAAATAGTATCATATTTACCTTATGCAACATGTAAATGGCTTAAGGTCTTTATTACTTAACGTGTCGACActacatttttgatgttttcagcGATAAGTTTCAATCAAATTGCCAACAAAGacaacaaataaaatcaagttCGCAAATCatgttttgaattattttaagtCTAATGAACCGTCATTTTGAACGCTTAATGgccatttggtatttttttgtggCTCTGTATATGTGacatttggtatatttttagtAGGTTGTGCTCGAGTTCTTGATTGTTTGAAAGCattgtttatttatacaataaagAGGACGAAGGTCGCCGAGATTCATTTTTTGCAAAGAAAGGAAATACACAGTCTGGAAaactaaaatatcaaatatcctGCCAACATTagcgttataaaaaaattccaaatggcTGTCAAACATGCAAAGTAATAGATGTTGGCAATGTTTGACTGAAATTATTTCGTAGCTTGTTTGCTGTTACGACCGCACTATGGGCCAGGAGACCCTTATAAGTGGCCAAAATTCATAATTCCCAAAACACCAacaatttataacttttaatacCGCTATGTACAGGTTTTGgggtctctgattacgaatatgaagtcagatttcaataattcaaaatggcggatccaatatggcggacatgaaatttaaaaaattggatttttttcaccaaatttggtatttaggggttttgatggtctctgattacgaatatgaagtcagatttaacatattcaaaatggcggatccaatatggcggacatgaaatttaaaaaattggatttttttcaccaaatttggtatttaggggttttgatggtctctgattacgaatatgaaggcagatttcaacaattcaaaatggcggatccaatatggcggacataacttttttaaaattaattattttttaccaaacttagtatttaggggtttttgggggcgctgattacgaatctgctgccagattttagaaattaaaaatgtcgaatcccttatgcggaccttttttttaattttatctgatTAATTTGAAACTTGTTACTCGGGCTTTTTTGTATCGCTGTTGACAAATCTGCAGTTAGatttaaacaattgaaaatggtGGATCCAATATGTCAGAGACACGCCTGCAGTTAGCCTACATAATAAGTTGTAGTTTCCGGAATCTACCACGTGGAGGTTACAGTGGAGGAGGATTTTCATCTGTAGGAGTCTGTTTCTCATTGACACTATCATAACCTTGTTTGTAAGGCGAATGCCCACTACTCCCATCAAATCCCCAAGAACACATCAGAACAGTTTTGAGctcagtaattttatttttttgaataagacAGAAACTTCTCTTTGTAGTTCTATTATTCTATTCACCGTGTGGTTTAAAAGTTCTTGAAGTGATACTTCAGCTAACGTTTCAGAAGTTTTAATTGACTCTTTCGACGGTCTTAACTTTCCTTTGGCTTCTCTAATCGCATTATACGCAGGCCAAATGTCTGCTCCACTAGATTTGGTCGCTAATCGCATATTCTGATAGACTTGTTTAGACATAGAATTATCGAAAAGAAATGCTAAAGCCACTTCTGggcttttcttttctattgtaGGAAAAGGTGTtgtcattatttttctaattttcttagcCTGTTCCTCGTTTTTTGAAAGTTCGTTAAGTACCGATCGCAAATCTGCTTCCCCTGAAACTCGTGCCGCATGACTAGTAGCCATTAATAGTTTCTGACGATCATTATCATGTTCTTCACTGATTTTAGACACTTCTCGTCTTTTCGATCTAGTAGATTTTTCTGCAAAATCGAGCGATGGACGACCTCTTTTAAGTATTTCAGTCTTACTTATTTTAGCTGTGAGGTCTAAGTCAGGAATAGTAAATTCAGAATCTAACCACTCTGAATTTTGTGACTCAAAGACAGCTATTTTCCTACTGCAATGCTgatattttgcatttctttttgactttaaactatttaaagcatttttcaagcGTTCCAATCCTTTACAACCTACATCTGATTTATTGATaccaattttagttaaaattgaaTCAGCGGTTATATTCATGTCATTATTACCTAACATAATTTGAAGAACCTCTTTTTTCTTCAATGAAGTCATTATGAATTAAATGAGTTAAAATTGTGTGACTCTTAATACTTGGTTAACTTTTTACACCCTATTGGCAAATGATTGATATACAGTCAACACGCGCATAGATCagtaaaacttcattttttttaaaaagaaaatgaaaaaccgcaGCAAACCGCACCTTTAGCTTGTTACACATGAACTACTGAAGACGTTAatgtaaagaaattgttaatagCTTCTGGAGTTTTGCGCAAGGCTCAATCGGCGTATTaacaagtagtaaaaaaaaacaaaatttttcacaattattctcaatatttctaacatcagatttattttttcagctattgactattttcacaTACTACATGATTGCAACTAATgagaaaatgcaatataatTAATGACAAATACTACATTTCAGTAAAACAGTGACAGTTTAGAACAATAGCTATATGGTGATCATTTAAGCCTTACACTTATATTAACTTATTATACaagcttaaatatttcattaaaacttataacatttacaaaataactacTTCCACTTATCTATATGATGATACTAtattgcattttgaaaaatctttcaatGACTTTTGGCCAAATTTTTTGGTCTTCTGGCCCACAGTGGACCGgcaatttcattgaaatcgaccattacaaaatcaaaaattgaatgCCGAGACGTTAAATAATGCATACATCCAATGAAATGCTGGCAACCCCATGAGACTCGCACACCCTCACGCTGACTCGTTCgcacatttattttttcgaacACGTTAGAAAGGGAGAGCGTGTAGGCCATGAAAGTTGAAActtcattttaagttttttgttccCAGAAAAAATTGTACTAGACAAGAAAGAAAAAGAGGAAAGTTAgtgaaagaatattttaattgcgAAAAAATAACCAATTCCAGTTTAAAAGTCACCAAATTAAAGACTTAagtgtaatatatttttagtgcgTTTATCAAGGTAAGTTTCTTTGTGGATATTTTAAAAGACTAATAGTGAATTTGCTAGAAATCGAAAAGCGTGCGAAaggaaaacttagaaaaatatcGAAAGGCATTAGAATGTTAAGCATatatcaaattaatattttttggttacAAACGTTAGAAAACAGCTACAAAAGTAATAttgatacttttttatataaaaattaaaacaaattttgaccgTGTCTGCATTTCCTTTTTCGCGCATGTCACC
This genomic window contains:
- the LOC129242094 gene encoding transportin-1-like — its product is MTWEPQAEDLKELITVLKQAQSLDKAAQIAVKQKLEELNQHPDFNNYLMYVLTKLKTEDEQTRSLSGLILKNSIWIHRNTLPPETIEYIKHECLQAIGDPSPLIRATVGILITTITSNGRLQNWPQLLPSLCDMLDSQDYNVCEGSFSTLQKICKDDLGVINRSLNVMIPKFLQYFNHNSPKIRSHAIACINQFIVNRSQALMLHIDAFIESLFNLTSDEDYEVKKNVCRGLVMLLDVHMDRLLPHMSQIIEYMLIRTQDSDLSVALEASEFWLSLAEQNICREVLAPYLWQLAPILVRGMRCSEIDINLLYGNVEESVLMPDLDEDIRPELHRSCTHKSKSDENNVDDVLDDDSSLPKWDLRKCSIVTLTALANVFREECLPIFLPIIKDTLFPQEWNIKEIGIGTLGAIAEGCMQGMIPYLPEIIHYLISCLSDQKALVRSITCWTLSRYANWVVNQPHDQYLKQFMEELLKRILDSNKRVQEAACFALDTLMEEASTELVPYLEDILKALSLALLKYRDTNLLILYDTVRTLADSVGHHLNKPQYIDILMPPLIEKWNFTKDDDKDLFLLLECLSSIATVLQSGFLPYCDLVYPRCISLIEQTLNQDMACKTNPDLDHPDKVRMIGALDLLTGVTEGLAGHIAPLVANSNITHLVHHCMKDTNIDVRDSSIGLLGALIKTCFQHVYPFFGKLVPILFKNMCGPNGLAACLAYGEICERVTVEELEKYPRE